Below is a genomic region from Biomphalaria glabrata chromosome 3, xgBioGlab47.1, whole genome shotgun sequence.
GTGCATGTCTCTAACTCCTGTAGCTACACACGTATGGTCGCTGTCGTCGGTCCCGCAGACTACAGACAAAAAGGCTCTGCTACATTCGTTTGAACCTTACCACCAACTGTGGGGAGAGGAGACCCTGTCCGCCTCAACCAAGCATTCGTCCAGCCCTGCCCTCTCGGTGCACTATCCTAAAGGATCCTACGTGGGCACTTCAGTTCGTGGTGAGTGAAGCTAACTTATTAGGCTAAATCTGGATTTTCATTTTGGCTTTTAGAAATTGAAAACGAAGTGCCCTTCGAGCTTAGAACTGGTTGCCTGATTCAGCCAGgagtaattataataatagagCATTATAAATCGAAAAAAAATAACGCACGAAATAATaatgactttatttttaaaatatcggaaattaaaaaaataaataaaatggaatTTCTTATTGTATCTCTCTAAGAATTTCATTTATACTGTAAATATTTAGATCACAATATTAAATGAAAACCACGATGAttactaatacttcagtatacATTCAATTAGGAGCTGGATTTTTTACAACTCCTACAAACCTACACGACGGAGTTACGTCCTTGATACTTAAATATGACGTCTACTTTGAGAATTTCGGCTTTGGAATTGGCGGGAAATTACCTGGACTTTACGGCGGTGACAAAACAGACGGCGCTTATAAGTGTTCAGGTGGAAACAACCCTGGGACGTGCTTCTCTTTAAGGTACATCTAGTATGTTTTAGTTGAGACTATGCCTAGTGACTGACTCTCTGACCTCTTGTGATAACTAGTTTCATATTTTTAAGAGTAGCGTATGTGGAGGCTTCGGAACAAGATTTGTGTGGTGGCCCCTacaatttttcgaaagctttaataaagatccaaTTATGAAGGAAAATACTTCtatctaaaagaaatatttagacgaatgaaataaatttcatgtatatttaatctcactttcctttttttttaaaaatatttaaaacgcatatattagtttttaataagtgtttttttttaacatgtatCTCAATTCTGTAAGATTCGTTTCTCTTTTGTTTATCAAACAAAACTATTTAGTTTTCactatgtaattaattaatggttttttttaatggatttatCCTATTTTGTTactgacaataaataattgtgcaaagtttcaacttgatccgagaatgggaagtgggaggaaTTCGTactagatagacagacaggcaggcagaTGGAAGACGGAGGGAGCTTTGTAAAAGAGATCGTCTGCTTAGCCAGGTTTTTGTGTTGAAATGCTGgtttctatatttagattgATGTGGCGAGAGAACGGTGATGGTGAGGTCTACGCTTACATCCCACGTGAGCATCAAGCGAGTGACTTTGAGCACCGACCTGACATTCACATTAACTACGAAAAGGGACATTCCCTAATGAGAGGAGCGATCAGGTTTAGGGTAAGTGAAACATTTGGTTTGGGTCAGGTTTAGGGTAAGTGAAACATTTGGTTTGGGTCAGGTTTAGGGTAAGTGAAACATTTGGTTTGGGTCAGGTTTAGGATAAGTGAAACATTTGGTTTGGGTCAGGTTTAGGGTAAGTGAAACATTTGGTTTGGGTCAGGTTTAGGGTAAGTGAAACATTTGGTTTGAGTCAGGTTTAGGGTAAGTGAAACATTTGGTTTGGGTCAGGTTTAGGATACGTGAAACATTTGGTTTGGGTCAGGTTTAGGGTAAGTGAAACATTTGGTTTGGATCAGGTTTAGGGTAAGTGAAACATTTGGTTTGGGTCAGGTTTAGGATAAGTGTAACATTTGGTTTGGGTCAGATTTAGGGTAAGTAAAACATTTGGTTTGGGACAGGTTTAGGATAAgtgaaacatttgttttgtatCATGTTTAGGATAAGTGAAACTTTTGGTTTGTATCATGTTTAGGATAAGTGAAACATTTGTTTTGGATCATGTTTAGGATAAGTGAAACATTTGTTTTGGATCATGTTTAGGATAAGTGAAACATTTGGTTTGTATCATGTTTAGGGTAAGTGAACATTTGGTTTGTATCATGTTTAGGATAAGTGAACATTTGGTTTGTATCATGTTTAGGACAAgtgaaacatttgttttgtatCAGGTTTAGGATAAGTGAAACATTTGGTTTGTATCATGTTTAGGGTAAGTTAAACGTTTGGTTTGGGTCAGGTTTAGGGTTAAGTTATTCTGTATGGTAGGTGATATAAAACAATGCATAATATTTAGTCCAGATCTAGCACCATTCGCACGAAAAAAATCAAACCAATAAAAACACTTTTGAAATTATTGTTTCTCTTACTTTAAAAGACATTCAAGCATTAGATAttagctgcggtcacaggttgggcatctatGACTCTGTTAATTATTGTTTCAAACGTGCATCTAATCATAAAGATGAATTCATATTCCATGGAAATAAATTCAATTTTCCCGCCGCCTTCCTTAACCTGCACTTATCTACTTAGAGTTGGTCTTCCCAGGCTGTTCAGTGCACAGGTCGGCCAGCTTTCTCCACAGAGCTGTCATAGCAGCCCCTCTTTTAACATACACATATAACTTGAATGTAACTGTAATCTATAAAGTAGAACACGATTAGGTAAGTCACTATGGAATGTTACACCTTGCTCACCTTTGTTTCAGTATTCAGTTTTGAAATTTGTGTATGGAACGTTTTCAATAAATAGcctattatttactttttatttggGAAACATGTCTACAGAGTGGATCCTGGCAGACGGTGACTGAAGAGGTTCACTTGAACACTCCCCAGCAGGCCAATGGGCGTGTCAAGTTCTGCCTGAAGCACGGATCGGAAGCGGAAGTGTGTAAGGAAGCCACGCGCCTTAACTTCCGAAACCATGACGACTACTTCCTTCgtggtttgtttttttcgacCTTCTTCGGGGGCAGCTCCAGCAACTACGCGGCGCCCAATGACTGCCATACTTACTTCAGGAACTTTGAACTGACCATTCCATAAAATACTGTCTTGGGTTGACCACTGTCCAGTGGACAACTGATCAGTTGACGACTTTTgaattaacaattatttttgttcagTCTGTTTCGAAATGAAAGTGAAAACTTAAAGATATTTCTGCATCGTCCATTTCAAACTTTgacttagaaaataaaaatcttggTATAAgtatattattgttttgttgaaaATGATGTTCAACAGCGTCCTCAAATGTAAACTAATGAAAATTTGATAGAAATTtaatttcaacttttttttaacaat
It encodes:
- the LOC106057043 gene encoding uncharacterized protein LOC106057043; translated protein: MLWIWTLAATVATVLGNEFSQVVCRHVSVVASNLWLARVHSTVPLFLTDVISQHGGDLLLSRDDGKYFEIQGRAGFNVTTLCLTVQGIYDGDVTPTVTMEVSPEEHEARTKRATHVWSLSSVPQTTDKKALLHSFEPYHQLWGEETLSASTKHSSSPALSVHYPKGSYVGTSVRGAGFFTTPTNLHDGVTSLILKYDVYFENFGFGIGGKLPGLYGGDKTDGAYKCSGGNNPGTCFSLRLMWRENGDGEVYAYIPREHQASDFEHRPDIHINYEKGHSLMRGAIRFRSGSWQTVTEEVHLNTPQQANGRVKFCLKHGSEAEVCKEATRLNFRNHDDYFLRGLFFSTFFGGSSSNYAAPNDCHTYFRNFELTIP